In Numida meleagris isolate 19003 breed g44 Domestic line chromosome 3, NumMel1.0, whole genome shotgun sequence, the following are encoded in one genomic region:
- the MARC1 gene encoding mitochondrial amidoxime-reducing component 1 isoform X2, translating into MGPHPAGTQQQLRAHICCDLTPGTRVAYRSRKVQDSIRFWLVVKEDGHMVTARQEPRLVLISTGCENGYLTLSAQGMKKLSLPVKLPRKNPVQNCRVFGLDIQGRDCGDEVAQWITTFLNSEPYRLVHFESSMVPRKSKDIINLFRTTDEVAYPDCSPLLIISEASLEDLNARLEKKVKIQNFRPNIFVSDCSAFEEDNWDDILIGDVEMKGTVCCARCILTTVDPDTGVLDRKEPLETLKSYRLCDPSERHIYKSSPLFGRYFAVDKTGTIQVGDPVYKMIK; encoded by the exons ATGGGGCCTCACCCAgctggcacccagcagcagctgcggGCACACATCTGTTGCGACCTGACTCCAGGCACCCGGGTAGCGTACAGAAGTCGCAAGGTTCAAGATTCCATCAG GTTTTGGCTCGTGGTCAAGGAGGACGGGCACATGGTCACGGCTCGTCAGGAGCCGCGTCTCGTCCTCATCTCTACCGGCTGCGAAAATGGTTACCTGACCCTGAGCGCCCAAGGAATGAAGAAGCTGTCTCTGCCCGTGAAGCTGCCCCGCAAAAACCCGGTGCAGAACTGCAG GGTGTTTGGATTGGATATTCAAGGCAGGGACTGTGGCGATGAAGTGGCTCAGTGGATCACCACTTTCCTGAATTCAGAGCCGTATCGACTGGTGCACTTTGAGTCTTCCATGGTGCCAAGGAAATCAAAGGACATAATAAATCTTTTCCGAACCACTGATGAG gtTGCCTATCCGGATTGTAGCCCACTGCTGATCATCTCAGAAGCTTCCCTGGAAGACTTGAATGCCAGATTGGAGAAGAAAGTTAAGATACAGAACTTCAGACCGAATATTTTTGTGTCAGATTGCAGTGCTTTTGAGGAG GACAACTGGGACGACATTCTTATTGGTGATGTGGAGATGAAAGGGACAGTGTGCTGTGCAAG GTGTATTTTAACAACTGTTGACCCAGACACTGGAGTCCTGGACAGGAAGGAGCCTCTGGAAACATTGAAAAG TTACCGCCTATGTGATCCATCGGAGCGACACATATACAAATCCAGCCCTCTCTTTGGAAGATACTTTGCTGTTGACAAAACTGGAACAATTCAGGTTGGAGACCCTGTGTACAAGATGATCAAGTAA
- the MARC1 gene encoding mitochondrial amidoxime-reducing component 1 isoform X1, whose amino-acid sequence MMAAQGLTLAAPRGWLWGAAAVAAVGVLLGAWRWARGRNAGRRRRPGRLQRVGTVSSLFVYPVKSCQGVAVQRARVTPMGLQSGEMRDRFWLVVKEDGHMVTARQEPRLVLISTGCENGYLTLSAQGMKKLSLPVKLPRKNPVQNCRVFGLDIQGRDCGDEVAQWITTFLNSEPYRLVHFESSMVPRKSKDIINLFRTTDEVAYPDCSPLLIISEASLEDLNARLEKKVKIQNFRPNIFVSDCSAFEEDNWDDILIGDVEMKGTVCCARCILTTVDPDTGVLDRKEPLETLKSYRLCDPSERHIYKSSPLFGRYFAVDKTGTIQVGDPVYKMIK is encoded by the exons ATGATGGCGGCGCAGGGGTTGACGCTGGCGGCGCCGCGGGGCTGGCTGTggggggcggcggcggtggcggcggtGGGCGTCCTGCTCGGGGCCTGGCGCTGGGCCCGCGGGAGGAACGCggggcgccgccgccgcccgggcCGGCTGCAGCGGGTGGGCACGGTGTCCAGCCTCTTCGTGTACCCCGTGAAGTCGTGCCAGGGGGTGGCGGTGCAGCGGGCGCGGGTGACGCCGATGGGGCTGCAGAGCGGGGAGATGCGGGACAG GTTTTGGCTCGTGGTCAAGGAGGACGGGCACATGGTCACGGCTCGTCAGGAGCCGCGTCTCGTCCTCATCTCTACCGGCTGCGAAAATGGTTACCTGACCCTGAGCGCCCAAGGAATGAAGAAGCTGTCTCTGCCCGTGAAGCTGCCCCGCAAAAACCCGGTGCAGAACTGCAG GGTGTTTGGATTGGATATTCAAGGCAGGGACTGTGGCGATGAAGTGGCTCAGTGGATCACCACTTTCCTGAATTCAGAGCCGTATCGACTGGTGCACTTTGAGTCTTCCATGGTGCCAAGGAAATCAAAGGACATAATAAATCTTTTCCGAACCACTGATGAG gtTGCCTATCCGGATTGTAGCCCACTGCTGATCATCTCAGAAGCTTCCCTGGAAGACTTGAATGCCAGATTGGAGAAGAAAGTTAAGATACAGAACTTCAGACCGAATATTTTTGTGTCAGATTGCAGTGCTTTTGAGGAG GACAACTGGGACGACATTCTTATTGGTGATGTGGAGATGAAAGGGACAGTGTGCTGTGCAAG GTGTATTTTAACAACTGTTGACCCAGACACTGGAGTCCTGGACAGGAAGGAGCCTCTGGAAACATTGAAAAG TTACCGCCTATGTGATCCATCGGAGCGACACATATACAAATCCAGCCCTCTCTTTGGAAGATACTTTGCTGTTGACAAAACTGGAACAATTCAGGTTGGAGACCCTGTGTACAAGATGATCAAGTAA
- the PFN3 gene encoding profilin-3: MNCWKHYIDGILHDKIIDDAVIVGLCDNETVWAAKEGGLLSAVSPQEVKLITGQDRKTFLLTGITIAWKKCSVIRDNLLVEGDNVMDVRSKGGDSRSICIGRTPIVLIIVMGKRGVHGGVLNLKVHDIIAGMKL; the protein is encoded by the coding sequence ATGAACTGCTGGAAGCACTACATTGACGGCATCCTGCATGACAAGATCATTGATGATGCGGTCATTGTGGGCCTCTGTGACAACGAGACTGTGTGGGCGGCCAAGGAAGGAGGGCTGCTGTCAGCTGTCTCACCTCAAGAAGTGAAACTGATCACAGGCCAAGACAGGAAAACGTTCCTGTTAACTGGAATCACCATCGCATGGAAGAAGTGCAGTGTGATTCGTGACAACCTGCTGGTGGAAGGAGACAATGTGATGGATGTCAGAAGCAAAGGCGGTGACAGCAGATCCATCTGTATTGGCAGGACCCCCATCGTCCTGATCATCGTCATGGGCAAGAGAGGAGTCCATGGAGGAGTCCTCAATCTGAAGGTCCATGATATCATTGCAGGCATGAAATTGTGA